One region of Quercus lobata isolate SW786 chromosome 2, ValleyOak3.0 Primary Assembly, whole genome shotgun sequence genomic DNA includes:
- the LOC115975415 gene encoding uncharacterized protein LOC115975415 produces the protein MMVQIAVCTHVHIQPRLSPTPSPISLSFSCRTPKFETKTNKTRKTQAVKLGAITASASISGSGSLNSTACEQLVPENDAKKKRVFFLDVNPLCYVGSTPSLRSFGHWVSLFFSQVSHSDPVIAVLDGEGGSEHRRQLLPSYKAHRMKFLRQLPASQRFSRGHVGKSHGVIMDVFRKCNVPVIKLEGYEADDVVATLAGQVLQQGYRVVIASPDKDFKQLISEDVQIVMPLAELDRWSFYTLKHYIAQYDCNPCCDLSLRCIVGDDVDGVPGIQHVAPGFGRKTALKLLKKHGSLENLLNAAAVRTVGRQYAQDALTKHADYLRRNYKVLALRRDVDVQLKEEWLVKREAHNDSTALYNFFKLLEGTKKLTHQSHGSYFSNG, from the exons ATGATGGTACAAATTGCGGTGTGTACCCACGTTCACATTCAGCCTCGTCTCTCTCCCACCCCATCACCcatttcactctctttctcatgTAGGACTCCCAAATTCGAAACAAAAACGAACAAAACTCGGAAAACTCAAGCAGTGAAGCTTGGTGCTATCACTGCTTCTGCTTCCATTTCTGGTTCTGGGTCTTTGAATTCAACAGCTTGTGAGCAATTGGTGCCAGAAAACGACgcaaagaagaaaagggtgttTTTCTTGGATGTTAATCCTCTTTGTTATGTGGGAAGCACACCAAGTTTACGTTCTTTCGGTCACTGggtctctcttttcttctctcaagTCAGCCATAGCGATCCTGTCATTGCT GTTCTTGATGGGGAGGGTGGTAGTGAGCATCGCCGACAGTTATTACCTTCATATAAAGCACACAGGATGAAATTCTTAAGACAATTACCAGCGTCACAAAGATTTTCAAGGGGTCATGTTGGAAAGTCGCATGGAGTCATCATGGATGTTTTTAGAAAATGCAATGTGCCA GTCATAAAACTTGAGGGCTATGAAGCAGATGATGTTGTAGCTACACTTGCAGGACAAGTTCTACAACAAGGCTATCGGGTGGTAATTGCCTCTCCTGATAAAGATTTTAAGCAATTGATTTCAGAAGATGTCCAAATTGTTATGCCTTTAGCAGAGTTAGACCGATGGTCCTTTTACACCCTAAAGCACTACATAGCTCAATATGATTGCAATCCGTGCTGTGATTTGAGCCTTA GATGCATTGTGGGTGATGATGTTGATGGTGTTCCTGGGATCCAACATGTGGCCCCTGGATTTGGTCGAAAGACTGCCCTAAAGCTTTTAAAAAAGCATGGTTCATTGGAAAATTTACTAAATGCTGCTGCAGTGAGAACTGTAGGACGACAGTATGCTCAAGATGCCCTTACAAAGCACGCTGATTACCTGCGGAGGAATTACAAGGTTCTTGCCTTGAGGAG GGATGTTGATGTTCAACTTAAAGAGGAATGGTTGGTTAAGAGAGAAGCACACAATGATTCAACTGCTCTatataatttcttcaaattgtTGGAAGGAACTAAGAAGCTCACACATCAATCTCATGGatcttatttttcaaatggcTAA